The genomic region CACGTACAACCTCCCGTCCCTCTTCTCTCCCTGGCAATAACATTTAGATACACAAATGCCAATAATGTTGTTTCCCTCAAAAAAAGCGAGAAGCAATTGCAACTGCAACatcgaataaaaattcgaATTGATTATTCCGGTAGCAGGTGGTTGAGAGCTTTGGGGTTTATAAGTTCCATTGGATGACATTCAAACGTAAAATCTACTCGGAAACATGCGTGAAAAGTCGTCTAATCCACGTGGGAATGACATTCAcctgtataatttttttttaactccgTGTTCACAACTCTGTATGcatttgaattgaattatACGTCAGAACGCTCCTGGGATCCACTGAAGCCTTTGACATTTTGCGAAAATTGTCAGTGACGGGCTTTCATGTGAAACCCAGGCATTCAAGAGGCTCGCTAATTCCCTGTGAAATGATACTTATTGCTCTGAATTTTAGTGTTTCATTGAATTCACAAAAATaatgcattgaatttttttgataattgcccgtttgaaaaaattcatgaggCTCTCCTATTGAAgcttaattaaaaactttatCAGTTTTTTTAAACATCATTGAAATATTCTGCAGATCCATTACGTGGTTTATTAAAAGCTGAAGTTAGTACAATTTTATCTTTCTACATAAGTTATTGAAGCTCTATCCTATTTTTCAGTCCGATAAATAAtagatatttgaaaaattgccgAGAAATTATTCTGGGGAAAATCAATAGAAGTTTTGCGGAAAAATTAAAgtggattgattttttcaataaaatattttttacttcataaaaaaaaacatccggACGAGTTGCTCGAATCTTCCCTGGACTCGGAGACAAAGTCTTTGAATGAAAAACGAGAAGTTCGTCTGGATTATCTCATGTGCTGCAAAAGATCGTCTGTTCCATTTTTAATTCGCAGTaacattttagaaaattatttttaatgcatttagaggggttcaataattcaagCATGTCTGTGCCAGACTTCTCAAATATCTGGGAATATTTGAAGTGCTTGGCCTAGTCTGGATCCTTCTCTGTATGGAGACACTAGGGAGATGAGTGCAGATTGAAGAGTAATAACTGTTCCACTACCATCTGACTGTCATACCATGTATTTGTCCCTTATTATCAGTTTACAATCTACATAATCAATTGTTCAATTTGTTTATGGACTACGAAAACCAAAACTCCGTATAAATTTCACCTGGTTCTTTTGAAAAAGTGTAAAAATTCGTGAATCGATATGAAAATCTGAGTTATTGATGATCTCACCGCGAATAAAATGCGTGTTATCCCTGTTTGTGGTTTCCCTGGTACAGGACACTGCTATCCCATCGtgattataaaaaatcctCTTATGAATACATGATACAAAGCAAGAACTTATTCCTATATGATTAGATGAATATATACAATCAAAAACTACATACAATAATCTTCATTGAAAGGAAATGAAGACCATagaaatatgaatataatattCTGATTCTGGCTCAGCTGGAGATATTCAATCATATGGTTCCCTTTTCCTTCGATCCTATACTATCTCAGTCATTTGTTTCTACATTAGCTTCattagaataaatttttactaCACTGATGATGGCTTTTGGTGGATTACATTGTCTCCTCAGGTCCTGGTGTCACAGGCGAATCGTTGTGACACCTGGATACAGTACTCTTCATACAAGACACGGCTTTTCCCAATCTATTGAAGGATAATTCTGTGCACGCTCTAATGCGATCTACCAGTCGGGTACTTTTCGTCGTGTTCATGACTTTACCTACATCGTCCTGCCAAACCCTAGTTGCAATGTTCGAATAGgctgtttttcttttaatgCAGGACTCGTTGAGCTTTCTTCGGTAGCACTCTTTGGGGATACCATCAAGTGTCGCTAGCAATCGATCTCCTTTCTGtgaacgcaaaaaaatacaattagtctctctctcttttttgcATTAGTGATTTCGTTGGAGTCTAATTAAGATAATCAGACTCCCATTATTCCCATCACATCTGTTGTCGAGATGACAGATTGGGTCCTGATCTCCTGTCGGATTAACTTGCCGATGAGTTTCCTTAGTGCTTTTCGGTTTATAAAGAAGATACAAGGAAACTACCCGCATGGGAACACATATTTTTTCGTGTGGGTATTAATCTCTATCAGCAACGATTCCACAAGATCAGGATCAATATTTcacaattataaattaataatctaGGTTTATGGATAACAGGATATGCTCACCGTCAGAAGTCTGGCAATGTGACGTTCCTTAATTTTttgtatagaaaaaaaatgccgaCCATTGATGATCTTGTAGCATTCATTCACCCGATTCAGGTGTTCATTcaggattttttggttttccgtATTTAACAATGAAATGCAGTGCTGCACCTGTCCGTTGTCAGTTGCAGCAAGTTCAGCCTTGagaatagaaaattaaaaatgattaatttggCCCGTCGTTTAAAGGTTCCACATGagaagtaaaaataattatttgaattattatttcaatatcgggaatatttgaatatcgtttaaaaataataagtcgttggaaaaatcgatttaaagGAGGGATGTTATTAGATAACCTTCTAGTGAACTTTCGAGActgatattgaattttcattcataattaAACAGCGAAATTCAGTTCacggataaaaataatttaataatttaaagcACGTCAGTGATGGGAAGAAGTCAATCTAAATACAAACTCAAAATTCATGGAATGGTCAGAttcacattttaaaaaatcttgaaaatcgAAACTTGTTGGTTTCAAGCATAAAATTAAGTGTTAAAAGAATGTATTGAGTTTTACAATGGGAACGGTGCCCCAATTGATATTTGTGTATTCCAATTAATACATAATTTGtgtgaatttttgaatctCACTGATGTAGTTTAAGAATACTTACTGTCAAATTTTGAACCGTAACATTGATGTATTCCATTGCCTTCAGCCTCTCGCTCTCCCAATCATCCTGATAAAGGCCATAAGTCCGTTGACAAAGTTTATATTGCCTCAGGGATTCTTCAGTTTCATTTATAGTGGTTCTCAAGTCGTCTATAGTTATTGTTGTGGATAGCGTGAGACTCTAGAATGTCAACAAATGATTGAAATCTATCAGACGTCGAATTAAAGTCAAGTGTTTCAGAAATTGGTATTGATATTCAAAAATGActtattgcaattttttttgaatactAGATTTGAACTATAAAGTTGAACTATAAATACAGAACCAACATTTTCGCAAAATATTCTCGGGATTTGACGGGAAACCAGGTTTAGAATGCAAAAACTGAAAATGACCTGGAaggtttaaataataaattactagaaatgttttaaaatgagtaaaaaatttttttaagaacTCTCACCTCACGAAAGTAGATCGCTATCAGTGCGAGCAGAACGACGTAGGTTGCCATCTTGATATTGTCTCTGATATCTCGTCCGTTAGCTCCTAATTGTAATGTCTTGTCGTCTTAATATTTGAGAATGCAGTATTCAATAGGGCGTTTCGGCCCTTTTATAGGAAAGCCCTCCTACCCCTACTATTTGGCAAAGCCACAGAAACTAATACAATGGTTGACGATGGCCTGTGCCCATCGGCATTTACATGGACTGATCCAGGGGATTTCAGTATtagaatgaaatgaaatttaaaatgaaGTTAAAAGTTTTCTCGACATTTCATGAATGATAAGTAAATATTGAGATGAAATAAACGAACGAATTGTTCCCTTGATGTAATCGatcctatttttttatataagtAAATAAGCTCTTTCCATTAATGAACTTGCACCCAAAATATTTTGCTAGTGCGTAGAaaatatatcatatattatTCTGCTTTTGAGATCAATAGTTCAATGCATGtggaataataaatgaaaaactatACTGCATATTATACCCATCGATAATATTACTTGAGGCACTtgggatcattttttttattaatcaacattcaatacattaaaaaatcgaaacccTGACATCCGGAAATCCGGAGTTTCGGCGActtcacatattttttaattaaatatttttttgtttgtatgttaaattattgttttctGGTGATTGGAATATTCTTAGAGAGATGGGAACCGTAATGGCACCATTtagagaattattttatttcctagTGTACCCCATAGTTTCATAGTGTAAATGCTTAAATAGCTCTTAAGAAAACAGTCTTAACGATTCAGCAATTGTTCAGCTCACTTAAACCGACATAAATCATTTTACCCAAAATGTCGATATGATTACGGGGACTTCATCTGGATATTTCCTTATCGAATCCTGCGGTGTGGAAAAATACTTAAGATCGGTCATAACCCAGTCTCAGTAGGAACAGAAGGTATTTGACAAAGCCAGGTAGACTTGTTATAATACCTACGAATGTCCCAGGTTGTCGTGGAAGGGAGATTTCTTATTAATTATGATGTTGAGTTATTATCTCAGTGGATTATATATAGTGGGTGTCCGGGTTCGATTATTTTGAAACGAAAAGAGCCGAAGGGCAACGTCTGGATTAGTCTAAGGACCCGGTAAAAGACCTTTCTGGGCTCCCAAGAGTTTGGGTCGAAGACCAGATGAATATCACGATTTATCTGGTACTGAGTGAAACATTATCTCTAGGGATAGAAATATGAAGAATCTAGGCTTGGTAAtttgtttactttttttcgttGCGTTCCAAAAAATTCGCAACATCGAATcattcagaggaaaaaaacgaaaactcattgaatattttatcggAATTTCTTTATCATCAAATATTAATTGTTATCAAGTTTCGATCAGGGAATAGGAGTGATAGGATGATCATTTTTCCTCTAAAATACTCTTTCAAATGATCCGTAAATATTGCATCTTTAATTTAACATTGTCATGTCCATTACCATTGCCATCCGAAAAAGCTGGAAACATCAAACgattcattggaaaaaaaaggcGGAAACAAATTGA from Diachasmimorpha longicaudata isolate KC_UGA_2023 chromosome 1, iyDiaLong2, whole genome shotgun sequence harbors:
- the LOC135169187 gene encoding uncharacterized protein LOC135169187 isoform X1, whose protein sequence is MATYVVLLALIAIYFREVIFSFCILNLVSRQIPRIFCENSLTLSTTITIDDLRTTINETEESLRQYKLCQRTYGLYQDDWESERLKAMEYINVTVQNLTAELAATDNGQVQHCISLLNTENQKILNEHLNRVNECYKIINGRHFFSIQKIKERHIARLLTKGDRLLATLDGIPKECYRRKLNESCIKRKTAYSNIATRVWQDDVGKVMNTTKSTRLVDRIRACTELSFNRLGKAVSCMKSTVSRCHNDSPVTPGPEETM
- the LOC135169187 gene encoding uncharacterized protein LOC135169187 isoform X2, producing the protein MATYVVLLALIAIYFRESLTLSTTITIDDLRTTINETEESLRQYKLCQRTYGLYQDDWESERLKAMEYINVTVQNLTAELAATDNGQVQHCISLLNTENQKILNEHLNRVNECYKIINGRHFFSIQKIKERHIARLLTKGDRLLATLDGIPKECYRRKLNESCIKRKTAYSNIATRVWQDDVGKVMNTTKSTRLVDRIRACTELSFNRLGKAVSCMKSTVSRCHNDSPVTPGPEETM